The Coffea arabica cultivar ET-39 chromosome 4e, Coffea Arabica ET-39 HiFi, whole genome shotgun sequence genome includes a window with the following:
- the LOC113742144 gene encoding pleiotropic drug resistance protein 1 codes for MEIGPSGSLRGSLRANSSALWRNTGLEVFSRSSRDEDDEEALKWASLEKLPTFDRLRKGLLFGSRGEVNEVDVENFGFQDRKTLIERLIKVAEEDNEKFLLKLRNRIDRVGIDLPTIEVRFEHLKVDAEAYVGSSALPTFLNFATNMIEGLLNNLHILPSRKKNIKILRDVSGIIKPSRMTLLLGPPGSGKTTLLMALAGKLDPDLKFSGRITYNGHGMNEFVPQRTAAYVSQHDLHIGEMTVRETLAFSARCQGVGSRYEMLAELSRREKAANIKPDPDIDIYMKSAATEGQEATVVTDYVLRILGLEICADTLVGDEMLRGISGGQKKRVTTGEMLVGPTNALFMDEISTGLDSSTTFQIVNSLRQYVHIMKGTAFISLLQPAPETYDLFDDIVLLSDGLIVYQGPRENVLEFFQSMGFRCPDRKGVADFLQEVTSKKDQQQYWARRDEPYRYIAATEFAESFQSFHVGRTLANELATPFDKSKSHPAALTTQTYGVNNKEIFKANSARELLLIKRNSFIYIFKMSQLIMMALIGMTVFFRTKMPRRDVVDGGIYLGALFFAVVQVMFNGMSELAMTILKLPVFFKQRDFRFFPAWSYALPTWILKIPITFLEVAVWVVMTYYVIGFDPSPARFFKHYLILVAINQVASALFRFIGAASRNMIVANTFGTFALMLLFALGGFVLSRDQVKKWWLWGYWSSPLMYAQNAILVNEFTGKHWRQIVPNTTETLGTQVLKSKGFFPQSYWYWIGLGACGGFILLLNFFYTLALTYLQPIGKPQAVLPEESENTENSGQRDGSVDAITESNENQRRGMILPFEPHSITFDDIRYSVDMPQAMKDQGTVEDKLMLLKGISGAFRPGVLTALMGVSGAGKTTLMDVLAGRKTGGYIEGNVTISGYPKNQETFARISGYCEQNDIHSPHVTVYESLVYSAWLRLPAEVDAKTRMMFVDEVMELVELTSLRDGLVGLPGVNGLSTEQRKRLTIAVELVANPSIIFMDEPTSGLDARAAAIVMRTVRNTVDTGRTVVCTIHQPSIDIFEAFDELFLLKRGGQEIYVGPLGHNSIELIKYFEAIHGVSKIKDGCNPATWMLEVTASAQELMLGVDFAEIYKNSDLYRRNKALIHELDSPRPGTKDLYFPTKYSQAFPVQCMACFWKQRISYWRNPPYTAVRFLFTSFIALSFGTIFWKLGKRKDTTQDLFNAMGSMYAAVLFLGVQNSSAVQPVVAIERTVFYRERAAGMYSALPYAFAQVGIEILYILKQAVFYSVITYAMIGFEWTASKFLWYLFLMYFTLLYFTFYGMMVVSVTPNHNISAVVASAFYAGWNLFSGFLIPRPRIPIWWRWYYWGCPVAWTLYGLFVSQWGDLSDRLEDNGELIKDYLRHYFGFKHDFLPVVAGVVVGLPVIFAFIFAYAIKTFNFQRR; via the exons ATGGAGATAGGACCGAGCGGTAGTTTAAGAGGTAGTTTAAGAGCTAACAGCTCAGCCTTGTGGAGGAATACAGGCCTGGAAGTGTTTTCACGTTCATCGCGAGAcgaagatgatgaagaagctCTGAAATGGGCTTCCCTTGAAAAGCTACCAACCTTTGATAGACTGAGAAAAGGGCTGCTCTTTGGGTCGCGAGGTGAAGTCAATGAAGTGGATGTAGAGAACTTTGGATTTCAAGATAGAAAAACTCTCATTGAGAGGCTCATCAAGGTTGCCGAAGAGGATAATGAGAAATTCTTGCTGAAACTGAGGAACAGAATTGATAG AGTTGGAATCGATTTGCCTACAATTGAAGTAAGATTTGAGCATCTAAAAGTTGACGCAGAAGCTTATGTTGGAAGTAGTGCTCTGCCTACCTTCCTTAACTTCGCTACCAATATGATAGAG GGGCTCTTGAACAATCTTCACATACTTCCAAGCAGAAAGAAGAATATTAAAATACTTCGCGATGTCAGTGGAATTATCAAGCCTTCAAG AATGACATTACTATTAGGTCCTCCAGGGTCTGGAAAGACAACACTTTTGATGGCTTTGGCTGGAAAGCTTGACCCCGATTTGAAG TTTTCTGGAAGGATTACTTACAATGGGCATGGCATGAATGAATTTGTACCCCAAAGAACTGCAGCATATGTTAGTCAACATGATCTCCATATTGGAGAAATGACTGTGAGAGAAACTCTAGCATTTTCTGCCAGATGCCAAGGAGTTGGATCTCGTTATG agaTGTTGGCGGAGTTGTCAAGAAGAGAAAAAGCAGCAAACATTAAGCCTGATCCCGATATTGATATATACATGAAG TCTGCGGCTACTGAAGGCCAAGAAGCAACTGTTGTCACAGATTATGTTCTTCGG ATTTTGGGACTGGAAATTTGCGCAGACACTCTGGTAGGAGATGAAATGCTAAGAGGAATCTCTGGAGGACAAAAGAAGCGCGTGACAACAG GTGAAATGCTTGTTGGACCGACAAATGCGCTATTCATGGATGAGATATCAACTGGATTAGATAGTTCCACTACTTTCCAGATTGTGAATTCCCTCAGACAATATGTGCATATTATGAAGGGAACTGCATTCATTTCACTCCTGCAGCCGGCTCCTGAGACATATGACCTCTTCGATGATATTGTCCTCTTATCCGATGGCCTGATTGTTTACCAGGGCCCCCGAGAAAatgttcttgaattttttcaatCTATGGGTTTCCGATGCCCGGACAGAAAAGGAGTTGCTGACTTCTTGCAAGAA GTTACATCAAAGAAAGATCAGCAGCAGTACTGGGCACGTAGAGACGAACCCTACAGATATATAGCCGCAACTGAATTTGCCGAGTCATTCCAATCATTCCATGTTGGAAGGACACTAGCAAATGAACTTGCAACACCGTTTGATAAGAGCAAAAGTCATCCAGCCGCTTTGACTACCCAAACCTATGGTGTTAACAATAAAGAGATTTTTAAAGCCAACTCCGCTAGAGAACTCTTGCTTATAAAGAGAAACTCCTTTATCTACATTTTCAAAATGTCTCAGCTAATCATGATGGCCCTAATCGGAATGACAGTGTTCTTTAGGACTAAAATGCCAAGAAGAGATGTTGTTGATGGAGGAATATATCTTGGTGCTCTATTTTTCGCGGTTGTTCAGGTCATGTTTAATGGAATGTCCGAACTGGCGATGACAATTCTCAAGCTTCCGGTCTTCTTCAAGCAAAGGGACTTCCGGTTTTTCCCTGCATGGTCATATGCTCTGCCCACATGGATTCTCAAGATACCAATCACTTTTCTTGAAGTTGCCGTTTGGGTAGTTATGACCTACTATGTCATTGGATTTGATCCAAGCCCTGCAAG GTTTTTCAAACACTACCTCATACTAGTCGCTATAAATCAGGTAGCATCAGCATTGTTTAGATTCATTGGGGCAGCTTCCAGGAACATGATTGTGGCTAACACATTTGGGACATTCGCATTGATGCTGCTTTTTGCATTGGGTGGATTTGTCTTATCAAGAG ACCAAGTGAAGAAATGGTGGTTGTGGGGTTACTGGTCCTCACCATTGATGTATGCACAGAATGCAATTCTTGTTAACGAATTTACGGGAAAGCACTGGAGACAA ATTGTGCCAAATACAACTGAAACATTGGGAACTCAAGTCTTGAAATCGAAAGGATTCTTCCCTCAATCATACTGGTACTGGATCGGACTTGGAGCGTGTGGTGGATTCATTCTCCTGTTAAATTTCTTCTATACCCTCGCTCTCACTTATCTTCAGC CAATCGGGAAGCCTCAAGCTGTTCTACCAGAAGAAAGTGAAAACACTGAAAATTCTGGCCAAAGAGATGGCTCCGTAG ATGCCATCACTGAGTCCAATGAGAATCAGAGAAGAGGAATGATTCTTCCATTTGAACCGCATTCAATTACCTTTGATGACATAAGATACTCAGTTGACATGCCACAG GCAATGAAAGATCAGGGTACTGTTGAAGATAAACTCATGCTTCTCAAGGGGATTAGTGGAGCGTTTAGGCCTGGTGTTCTAACTGCTTTAATGGGTGTTAGTGGAGCCGGTAAAACAACTTTGATGGATGTGCTGGCTGGTAGAAAAACTGGCGGATATATTGAAGGAAACGTTACAATCTCTGGGTATCCAAAGAATCAGGAGACCTTTGCTCGGATATCTGGATACTGCGAGCAGAATGACATCCACTCTCCTCACGTTACTGTTTATGAGTCTCTAGTTTACTCAGCTTGGCTGCGTCTGCCCGCAGAAGTTGATGCAAAAACCAGAATG ATGTTCGTTGATGAAGTTATGGAACTTGTGGAACTTACTTCATTGAGAGATGGACTTGTGGGGCTGCCAGGGGTTAACGGTCTTTCAACTGAGCAGCGCAAGAGGCTTACCATTGCCGTTGAACTTGTGGCTAACCCCTCAATCATATTCATGGACGAGCCAACTTCAGGTCTTGACGCAAGAGCTGCTGCAATTGTGATGAGAACTGTGAGAAATACTGTAGACACTGGAAGAACTGTAGTATGCACCATTCATCAGCCAAGCATTGACATATTTGAAGCTTTTGATGAG TTATTCCTTCTGAAGCGAGGGGGCCAAGAAATATATGTCGGGCCGCTTGGCCACAATTCCATCGAATTAATTAAGTACTTTGAG GCAATTCATGGAGTCAGCAAAATCAAAGATGGTTGCAACCCAGCAACCTGGATGTTGGAAGTTACTGCTTCAGCACAAGAACTTATGTTGGGAGTCGATTTTGCTGAGATCTATAAAAACTCTGATTTATACAG GAGGAACAAAGCACTCATTCATGAATTAGATAGCCCGCGCCCTGGTACAAAAGACCTCTACTTCCCTACCAAGTACTCTCAGGCGTTCCCTGTGCAATGCATGGCTTGCTTCTGGAAACAACGCATATCATACTGGCGCAATCCACCTTATACAGCCGTGAGATTTTTATTCACCTCCTTCATTGCTCTGTCATTTGGGACAATCTTCTGGAAGCTGGGTAAAAGAAA GGACACTACACAAGATCTTTTCAATGCCATGGGTTCAATGTATGCTGCTGTTCTCTTCCTGGGGGTGCAAAACTCCTCAGCAGTGCAACCTGTGGTGGCTATAGAACGGACGGTATTCTACAGAGAGAGAGCAGCCGGAATGTATTCTGCCTTGCCATATGCTTTTGCACAG GTTGGAATTGAGATTTTATACATCCTTAAACAAGCTGTATTCTATTCTGTCATTACCTACGCTATGATTGGATTTGAATGGACCGCCTCGAAATTCCTTTGGTACTTGTTCCTCATGTACTTCACATTACTGTACTTCACCTTCTATGGCATGATGGTTGTGTCTGTCACTCCCAATCACAACATTTCTGCCGTCGTCGCATCTGCCTTTTATGCTGGATGGAATCTCTTTTCTGGATTCCTCATCCCCCGACCG AGGATTCCTATTTGGTGGAGATGGTATTACTGGGGATGTCCCGTGGCTTGGACCTTGTATGGCCTGTTTGTATCCCAATGGGGAGATCTGTCTGATCGTCTTGAAGACAACGGCGAATTAATTAAAGATTACCTGAGACATTACTTTGGATTCAAACATGACTTTCTTCCAGTTGTTGCTGGTGTAGTTGTCGGATTGCCGGTAATTTTTGCCTTCATATTTGCCTACGCCATTAAAACTTTCAACTTCCAGAGGAGATAA
- the LOC113742448 gene encoding uncharacterized protein, giving the protein MKQVLGKCISNTQSAFIPDRQILDNVILGHEYMHYLKNKRQGKESFMAIKLDMAKAYDRVEWHFLQAMMQKMGFCARWINWITSCLSSVTYSFNCNGESKGFVTPERGIRQGDPLSPYLFLICSEGFSNPLKKAEERKDLNGLRISRQGPLITHLFFADDSLIFCKANTRQATEIMKILRTYEKASGQLVNLDKSAIFFSKNVSRELRSEVCSSIGGMAEIKQGKYLGLSMVIARTNDQIFGFIKENIRSKMQDWRNKFLSNAGKEVLLKAVSMAMPTYAMSVFKLSRKMCKDISSLMANYWWGETNGKNKMHWVSWRKMSMKRNEGGLGFKDIEAYNKALLGKQIWRIITKPNLLVSKVLKARYFPKDSILSCKTYRNASWFWQGLLGARCLIDQGMIRRIGNGRSTSIWGHRWIPGSSSGKPTTPRPLNSECKMVHELINQQRWNRNTIFKYFNHKDAEKILNIPLSLTGREDCYYWQHNAGGQYTVSSGYQFLMKERSEAEKEQVEAAGSSIREGSQSARQMWKTLWKLNIKHKIKIFIWKCITGALPVRAEIYRKTRLGDPVCRMCGEEQESVEHLFFSCPHTQEVWKVAPIKWDGVVDQQGSFKRWRITVSEARRRPRGMEHIGLTANILWQVWKERNKKEFENKGSCLPARTISKAHKEWLEQEGSLSRITRLSTGKTTPITEEPFQELEEADTIVMEVATESQVGKVPLGIGVRVRRHPNTLLAEWALRERSLGNITINDAVAIKLILCKALEQGWSRIAIHFHNQDLMRQMKNRCPSNSSLATLIEDILNMQRLFRMCLFRSVRDERIERSKCLSHHAFGIIVDEEWIVPQCF; this is encoded by the coding sequence ATGAAACAGGTTCTAGGAAAATGCATTAGCAACACCCAATCAGCTTTTATCCCAGATAGGCAGATTTTAGATAATGTAATCCTAGGTCATGAGTACATGCATTAcctcaaaaataaaagacaagggAAAGAAAGTTTCATGGCAATTAAGCTTGACATGGCCAAAGCATACGATAGAGTGGAGTGGCATTTTTTGCAAGCTATGATGCAGAAGATGGGCTTTTGTGCAAGATGGATCAACTGGATTACTAGCTGCTTGAGTTCAGTAACTTATTCCTTCAACTGCAATGGGGAATCGAAAGGTTTTGTTACTCCAGAAAGGGGAATAAGGCAGGGAGACCCTCTGTCTCCATACTTATTTCTGATATGCTCAGAAGGATTCTCCAACCCATTGAAGAAAGCAGAGGAGAGGAAGGACTTAAATGGTCTGAGGATCAGCAGGCAAGGTCCTCTCATCACTCACCTTTTCTTTGCTGACGACTCACTCATTTTTTGTAAAGCCAACACCAGGCAAGCTACTGAAATCATGAAAATTCTCAGAACATACGAAAAGGCTTCAGGACAGTTGGTCAACTTGGATAAATCAGCTATCTTCTTCAGCAAGAATGTATCGAGGGAGCTTAGAAGTGAAGTGTGCAGTTCCATAGGAGGAATGGCAGAGATAAAACAAGGCAAATATTTGGGGCTGTCAATGGTGATTGCCAGGACTAATGACCAGATCTTTGGGTTCATCAAGGAAAATATAAGAAGTAAGATGCAGGACTGGAGGAATAAGTTTCTGAGTAATGCAGGTAAGGAAGTACTCCTCAAGGCAGTGTCAATGGCAATGCCTACTTATGCCATGTCTGTTTTCAAACTATCTAGGAAGATGTGTAAAGACATCAGCTCTCTGATGGCCAACTACTGGTGGGGAGAAACAAATGGCAAGAATAAAATGCATTGGGTTTCCTGGAGGAAAATGTCAATGAAGAGGAATGAAGGAGGCCTGGGATTCAAGGACATTGAAGCTTATAATAAAGCCTTGCTTGGGAAGCAGATTTGGAGGATAATCACTAAACCGAACCTTCTGGTTAGTAAAGTGCTGAAAGCTAGGTACTTCCCCAAAGACTCCATCTTATCATGCAAAACATATAGGAATGCGTCTTGGTTCTGGCAAGGATTACTAGGAGCCAGATGCTTAATTGATCAAGGAATGATTAGAAGGATTGGCAATGGGAGGAGTACAAGTATTTGGGGTCATCGATGGATTCCTGGATCCAGTTCTGGGAAGCCAACTACTCCAAGACCTCTAAATTCTGAATGTAAGATGGTGCATGAGTTAATTAACCAACAGAGGTGGAATAGGAACACCATCTTTAAGTATTTCAATCATAAGGATGCTGAGAAGATCTTAAACATCCCCTTAAGTCTGACTGGGAGAGAGGACTGTTATTATTGGCAGCATAATGCAGGGGGGCAGTATACGGTCAGCTCAGGCTATCAATTCCTTATGAAGGAGAGAAGTGAAGCTGAAAAGGAACAAGTAGAGGCCGCTGGTTCAAGCATCAGAGAAGGAAGTCAGTCAGCCAGACAAATGTGGAAAACATTATGGAAGCTCAACATTAAACATAagatcaaaattttcatttggaaatgCATAACAGGTGCACTACCAGTGCGAGCTGAAATCTATAGGAAGACAAGGTTGGGAGATCCAGTGTGTCGAATGTGTGGGGAAGAACAAGAATCAGTGGAACACTTATTCTTCAGCTGCCCGCACACACAGGAGGTCTGGAAGGTTGCTCCAATAAAGTGGGATGGTGTGGTGGACCAGCAAGGGAGTTTTAAACGATGGCGGATCACAGTATCAGAAGCTAGGAGAAGGCCAAGAGGGATGGAGCATATTGGTCTGACAGCGAACATTTTATGGCAGGTGTGGaaagaaaggaacaaaaaagagtttgaaaacAAAGGCAGTTGTTTACCAGCTAGGACTATAAGTAAAGCCCATAAGGAGTGGTTGGAACAGGAGGGAAGCTTAAGTAGGATAACTAGGCTAAGCACAGGAAAAACAACTCCCATCACTGAAGAACCTTTTCAAGAGCTAGAAGAAGCAGACACAATTGTTATGGAGGTGGCAACAGAGAGTCAGGTAGGGAAAGTCCCTTTGGGGATTGGGGTCAGAGTGCGGAGGCATCCAAACACTTTACTGGCAGAATGGGCACTTAGAGAGAGAAGTTTGGGTAACATAACCATTAATGATGCAGTGGCCATAAAACTGATTCTGTGTAAAGCTCTAGAGCAGGGATGGAGCAGAATTGCGATCCATTTCCATAACCAAGATCTGATGAGACAGATGAAGAATAGGTGCCCCTCCAACAGCAGTTTAGCTACTTTGATAGAGGACATTCTTAACATGCAGAGATTGTTTCGCATGTGCTTGTTTAGGTCTGTTAGGGATGAAAGAATAGAAAGAAGTAAATGTTTAAGTCATCATGCCTTTGGCATAATAGTGGATGAGGAATGGATTGTTCCTCAGTGCTTTTGA
- the LOC140005824 gene encoding uncharacterized protein: MRALVWNCQGVGSPLTVPHLREVNNLLSPSFIFLSETKNRKQILDRIARSLRFDNSAVVEAMHKAGGMAVFWKEGTQVLEVNLTAFTIEVRLEDDDKHCDWWFIGVYASCDGQISKEQWRVLRDRSRLWGDRYMIAGDFNDIVSNGEKWGSVFREESSFRDFKTFIEQSNLIDIGFEGHPWTWSNHWENEGEIRQRLDRCLASYEWVQTFDKAKCQHMDTYASDHSILCLDTDPEKGKRKQRFFFDKRWLHKEGVQQVVEQAWQRDEPGSRMFKITRKIRNCRIELLKWRNTFAANSKRKIAEVKERLEALSSSEAPSKKEKRTELKHQLKEAYQEEEKFWSQKARLDWLREGDKNTKYFHALVKGRRIKNRIRKLQRENGSWAESEEKIVSEISGFFRELFTSG, from the coding sequence ATGAGGGCTTTGGTGTGGAATTGTCAAGGAgtggggagccccttgacagttccccaCCTGAGGGAGGTTAATAACCTCCTCTCTCCAAGCTTTATTTTCCTAAGTGagacaaaaaatagaaaacagaTTTTGGATAGGATTGCTAGAAGCTTACGTTTTGACAACAGTGCAGTGGTAGAAGCCATGCACAAGGCAGGAGGAATGGCAGTTTTTTGGAAAGAGGGTACACAAGTTCTGGAAGTTAATCTAACAGCCTTCACTATTGAAGTCAGGTTAGAGGATGATGATAAGCATTGTGACTGGTGGTTTATAGGAGTTTATGCGAGTTGTGATGGACAGATAAGTAAGGAACAATGGAGAGTTTTGAGAGATAGGAGCAGGTTGTGGGGAGATAGATACATGATAGCAGGTGATTTTAATGATATAGTGTCAAATGGAGAAAAATGGGGGAGTGTTTTCAGAGAGGAGAGCAGCTTCAGGGATTTTAAGACCTTTATAGAGCAGAGTAACTTAATAGATATAGGCTTTGAGGGACACCCATGGACTTGGAGTAATCATTGGGAGAATGAAGGAGAAATTAGGCAAAGATTAGACAGATGCTTGGCCAGTTATGAATGGGTGCAAACTTTTGATAAAGCTAAATGCCAGCATATGGACACTTATGCTTCTGACCACAGCATTTTGTGCTTAGACACTGATCcagaaaaggggaaaaggaaaCAAAGGTTCTTTTTTGATAAAAGATGGTTGCATAAGGAAGGGGTGCAACAGGTAGTCGAGCAAGCTTGGCAAAGGGATGAACCTGGTTCAAGAATGTTTAAGATAACAAGGAAAATCAGGAACTGTAGAATTGAGTTACTAAAATGGAGGAACACGTTTGCTGCAAACTCTAAAAGGAAAATTGCAGAGGTAAAGGAAAGACTGGAGGCCTTAAGTAGCTCTGAGGCTCCCAGTAAGAAGGAGAAGAGGACTGAGCTTAAACACCAGCTTAAGGAAGCATATCAGGAGGAGGAGAAATTCTGGAGCCAAAAGGCTAGACTTGACTGGCTCAGGGAAGGAGATAAAAACACCAAGTACTTCCATGCCTTGGTGAAGGGGAGAAGGATTAAGAATAGAATCAGAAAACTGCAGAGGGAGAATGGCTCTTGGGCTGAAAGTGAAGAAAAAATAGTATCAGAAATTTCTGGGTTCTTTCGAGAATTGTTTACAAGTGGATGA